The DNA window AAAGATCTTGGAGGATAAAATCGccaaaaaggaaaagtCGAAAGAAGGCCTGGCCGAGCCAGAAGCTGTGGTCGACACAGCAGAAGAGTCGTCGGCGGTGATCGACTCCcttttggaaaaattaaagTCCACCACCCCCGTTACCACCAACCGAACCAAGATAAGAAACAGACGAAGCAAGGCTTTATCGTTCTACAGCACCTCAGAAAACCCGCTACTTGAGTTGGATAGAGAATTCGCCAACACCAAATACGAAAGTGTGAATAATCTAAAACGACGCATGACAACACGAAAAGGGATTATCGATGGCGACACCAGCCCTAAAAGCGAACAGTTTATGCTGAGAGCTCAAGCAATGCTACACCAACtcagaaaagaagaagaataaataGTTACCCTGAAATGACTCATCGGAAAAACTACTCGCGATAATTTTCCTCTACTGCGTATAATTTTAACTTGTAGAAAAATTGTGATGctctgttttttttttttttttttttttttttttttttcactctTCTCTTCACTTCACTTCACAATCCAACAGTCATGCTTAGGCTAAGACCAGCTATACGCTCGATTAGGAATTTCCACCGTACTTGCGTTAGCCTAGATGCGGTAGTCGTTTCAGGAACCAAGTTGGCCAACTCCATCAGAGCTAACGTGGCGGAAAAAGTTatcaattacaacaaaGAACATTTTGGCGACAATAACAAATCGTTTGAAAATTTCCGATTCCAACCAAGCTTAACAATATTGCAAGTCGGGTCAAGACCAGACTCGTCTGCGTACGTCAAGTCCAAACTAAAGGCAGCTGCCTCGTCgaatatcaaatcaaaactaaTCAAATTAGACGAAACAATCTCCCAAGAAGATTTGGTTGAAGTGATAGACCGTTTAAATAAAGATCCTAAAGTTCACGGGATCCTAGTTCAGTTGCCATTACCAAAACATATAGACGAGTCGGTCATCACCAATGCGGTCGTTACCGATAAAGACGTTGATGGGTTTGATCATTATAATGTTGGCCAACTATCGAAAAGAGGAGGCACTCCATTTTTCAAGCCGTGCACTCCAAATGGTATAATGGAGTTGATAAAGACAACTGGCGTTTCATTAAGAGGTAAAACTGCAGTTGTCATTGGTAGATCCGATATTGTTGGTACCCCTGTTGCTACAATGTTGAGAAACGAGGATTGTACCGTTACCGTGTGCCATAGATACACACAGAACTTGCCAGAAATCGTAAGACAGGCCGACATTGTGGTTGCTGCTGTCGGAATCCCTGAATACGTCAAGGCCGATTGGATCAAAGAAGGGGCTGTTGTGATTGATGTTGGTATCAATTACAAAGACGACCCAACAGCAAAAAGAGGAAGACGTTTGGTGGGTGATATTGACTATGAGGAGGTCGCCAAAAAGGCGTCCTTTATTACTCCTGTCCCAGGAGGTGTTGGTCCAATGACAGTGGCAATGTTGTGTTCCAACGTATACGACGCTGCCCTAATCCATGCCAAGAAAGCCCATGAGCACGGGTTCAAGCCTTTGGAATTGAATATCAAAGACCCAGTTCCATCCGATATCGAAATCTCAAGAACCCAAAAgcccaaaaaaataaccaaGGTTGCCCAGGAATTGGGTATACTAGATGCAGAATTAGAGCCATACGGCCATTACAAGGCCAAAGTCGACCCAAAAAGCGTGATTGAAAGATTAGACGAGCAAGCAGAAGGGTCAGCCCAAGATAAGGGTAACTACGTTTTGGTGGCCGGTATTACCCCAACACCTTTGGGTGAAGGtaaatcaacaactacCATGGGGTTGACACAAGCGCTTGGTGCGCATTTGGGATACAATGCTATTGCTAATGTTAGACAGCCATCAATGGGACCAACGTTTGGTGTCAAAGGTGGTGCTGCTGGAGGTGGTTATGCCCAAGTCATTCCTATGGACGAGTTTAATATGCATTTGACAGGTGACATTCACGCAATCTCGGCTGCCCAGAATTTGTTGTGTGCTGCAGTAGATACAAGAATGTTCCACGAATCGACGTCTAAAACCACCACAGGATTCTTCAAACGGTTAGTGCCAGTGAAAAAGGGCAAGAGAAGTTTTACCCCATCGATGTTAAAGAGATTGGAAAAATTGGGAATTGACAAAACCAACCCTGACGACTTGACTgctgaagaaattgaaaaattcgCCAAGCTCAATATCGACCCTGATTCCATCACCATCAAAAGAGTGGTTGATTGCAACGATAGATTTGTCAGAGAAATCACCATTGGAGAAGGGAAAAACGAAGCTAGTAAATACCCACCTCGTAAAACCGGTATGGACATTACCGTTGCTAGCGAGTTGATGGCCATCTTGGCATTGTCAAACTCACTAAAAGATCTTAGACAAAGAGTTGGGAAGCTTGTTGTTGGTACTCAACGCGACACGGGCGTTGCCATTACTGCTGAAGACATTGGTTGTGCTGGAGCAATAACCGCTTTATTGAAAGACGCCATTAAACCAAACTTGATGCAAAGTCTTGAAGGTACTCCTGTTTTTGTGCACGCTGGACCATTTGCAAACATCTCAATTGGTGCTTCGTCCGTTATTGCCGATAAGCTTGCTCTTAAGTTGACCTCACCTTCCAATCCAATCAACAATGGCGACACAGGGTTTGTTGTTACTGAAGCTGGTTTTGACTTTACTATGGGTGGTGAAAGATTCTTCAACATTAAATGCAGAGCTTCTGGGTTAAAGCCTGACGCTGTGGTTTTAGTTGCTACTTCCAGAGCATTGAAGTTACATGGCGGGGCTACCGACGTTAAACCAGGACAACCACTTCCAGCAGAATACATCACCGAAAACCTTGAATATCTCGAAAAAGGATGTGCCAACTTGGCCAAACAGATTTCCaatattaaacaatacAATGTCCCCGTTGTTGTCGCCATCAACCAATTTGAAACAGATACCGACGCTGAAATCAAGTTGATCCAGTCTCTTGCATTGAAAGCTGGCGCCGACTTTGCTGTTCCATCAAACCACTGGGCTAAAGGTGGTGCTGGGGCCGTGGATCTTGCTTCTGCTGTTGTCGACGCTGTAAAGTTAGCACCATTGGAACAACAAAAGTATTTGTATGATGTGAACGACACGGTAGAGGAGAAATTATTAGCCATTACCACAAAAATGTATGGTGCATCAGGAATCGAATTGTCTCCGTTGGCCAAAAAGCAGATTGAGACCTACACCAAGCAGGGGTACGATAAGTTGCCAATTTGTATTGCCAAGACCCAATACTCTTTATCGCACGACCCTTCGTTAAAGGGAGTGCCAACAGGGTTCACGGTTCCTATTAGAGAAGTAAGATGTTCTGCTGGTGCTGGTTATTTGTATGCCTTGGCAGCCGAAATCATGACCATTCCTGGATTGCCCACCCATGCTGGTTTTATGAATGTTGAAGTAAACGACAAAGGTGAAATAGAAGGGTTATTTTAATAGAACCTATACAATCttatatattcttttatCTGTAATATCTAAATCCCCATTAGCAATATTGTAGCTCTTGCCAAAAGTGTCCTGGTCATTAACAATCTCATAAATGACCTTGGCCACATCAGCTCTGGTGATAGTACcaatatcttcatcagtACCCTTGATAATTCTGATTTTCCCAGTTGCTGCTTCGTCAGTCAATTCAGTAGGCTTCAAAATCGTGTAATCCAACTCACCACCAAACTCGTTTACCAAAACCCGATCAGCATAATGCTTAGCAATATAGTAATTTCTCAAGGATAAATTGCTGAAAAATTCACGATTGTCGGCATGGATGgcactaataataataaaacgCTTAACTTGTGCCTCAACACTAGCTTCAAATGTCTTTACTGCTGCATCCAAATCCACCTGCAAAAGATTCTTCCCTGCCGACCCAACAGTAAAAACAACCGCATCGTGGCCCTTAATGGCCGATGCAATCTCACCAACATTAGCATTATCCAAAGTAAAGTTCAACAACGAAACATTAGGGGAATTCGAAGTAATCGATTTGATGGTTTTTGCTTGTTCATTGTTTCTGACAACAGCAGTTCCTTTGAAAACAGATGTCTTATCAGCTAACAAACGGACAAATTGCTGACCAATCTTTCCATGGGACCCAAATACAATGATATTCTTAACAGACATGACTGAGgagaaacaagaaaaaaaaaaaaaaaaaacgcCAGGGGCCTGGCCGGTATTTATACATTTTCTTGCTTAGTAATCATTTCAGGGGGATGAAACCTCGCCACAACTTTCCTTTTATTACAAAATGACTATTTACGTGTTCTATTTAACAACATAGACCCAAATCTGATCGATTGGGTCGATGGGCTGATGCCATTCAACTTTGAAGGATCCAAACTAAATGGATCGGTTGTTTTGTATTCCGTATCAAACTTCCACTTTGACTGTAACCGTTTGATGGCATCCTCTTTACAATATATGTCTGGTATAGTTCCAACACGATCGGAATTTGGACTCTCCAACAAACTATTTGACTGAGGatgctggtgctggtgctggtggTCCAAAAACACTCGGCCAGCCCGGCCGACTCTTCGACGAATCCTCTGCGGAAATGCCATACCTGGATCATTTGCCTCTTTCGGCTCAACATCCTTAAAGCCATTGGTATATGAACTAAAATCCTGTGTCTCTACGCTATGCAATAAACGTTCAATATAACCACTGgttgatttatatttttcctCGAGCAAAGACAGTAGATGTGGAAATGCCTTGGACGGTACCAACTCGCCATTAGAACCCAAAAAAGTTTTTACACCAGGTAAAGGTTTTTTCTCTTCAAATAGCTTTTTAAGCTGATCATTGAGGTAGTTCGATGTATTGAATTGGTGATAATGCGTCGCAGCAATCGATGAATACGGAATATGGCTCAACTCTTCAGCTCGATTGGTGGAAATATCGAAAAAAGGCTGGTACGGGTCATCCGTCAAATTAATAAACCCCTTGTCGTGTTCCTTTCTCTTGCGCAATTTCTCCAATACCGCACGCTTGATGGtttcattcttttctttcaaaaccAACGAAACAGTAACAAGATCCATATCGGGAACTTTGGCGGGTGGGAGTTTGACATAAGGCTGGCCTGTCGACGTACCATCTTGTTTTTGTGGTGGGTGTGGTGGTTGCTGGGGCGTTGCCTGCTGCTGTAGTGTTTGCTGTTGCTTGACGGCAAGCTCGTGGTCttgcttcttcttttctctcttcttcttctctctctcttcATCTTCGGAAGTACGCACaaccttcttctttttatgCGGAAAGAACAAGTAATCGTCACCTTTGATATTAAGCTCTCTCTTGCATGCCTTTGTGTTGCACCTAACCTTAAACAACTCATGTTCGGATTGGAAATTCTCAAGCTTAAGTATCTCCCTCTCACTAACACTCATTATCAAATCGCGTGCTCGATGTAATGACTTTTGCATCAGTCTTATTCGCTCGGCACCAATTGTATCGGCCCTTCTAGTTTTCCTTGCTTGTCGGAACTCACGCCTTCTGAAACATATATAGGGATCATTATCGTTCTCCTTTTCGTTTGAATTGGGATCCTCAAACTTGAGTGTCGGCTGGATGGTTTTCCCCTTTCGTTCAATTTTCCTCTCCTTCCAGTGGTCATAAATAGGTCTCCCaaacaattcaaacaatttgGGGATAGGTCTCACTGCGGTTGTAGATACTTGGTTCTTATCAAAAATGGTAACAAACGGTTCGTATTTGATCTCCTTCGACAATCTCTCCTTTAGTGCGGTGGTCGATATATACTCTAGATTCCCACCGTTAGTGACAATATACGGGTTACTTGTTTTCACTGCACTTTTAAACTGATCCACAATATATGACGACAACTCCTCGTACGATAGAATGTTGGTGGGGTCCATAGACAAAAACGGTTGCCTCGCCTCAATGGTCTTTTCCAACTTGTCacaaattgtttcaaaCTCCAATTCAGTACACtttctattattttcttcggacttgtttttctttttgggaTAGTACTTGCATAGTGTCTCTCTATAAAATTTCTCATCTATTTCGTCCATATTGTACTGCACCCCAACGGTGTCCTCAACAGTCGCACTAAACTTGATATATGTTTCTGGTTGCTTGAACTTTTGATCCTTGTAGTATTTGTGTGCCTCTGGC is part of the Candida dubliniensis CD36 chromosome R, complete sequence genome and encodes:
- a CDS encoding C-1-tetrahydrofolate synthase, cytoplasmic, putative (EC 6.3.4.3) (Similar to S. cerevisiae ADE3), with translation MLRLRPAIRSIRNFHRTCVSLDAVVVSGTKLANSIRANVAEKVINYNKEHFGDNNKSFENFRFQPSLTILQVGSRPDSSAYVKSKLKAAASSNIKSKLIKLDETISQEDLVEVIDRLNKDPKVHGILVQLPLPKHIDESVITNAVVTDKDVDGFDHYNVGQLSKRGGTPFFKPCTPNGIMELIKTTGVSLRGKTAVVIGRSDIVGTPVATMLRNEDCTVTVCHRYTQNLPEIVRQADIVVAAVGIPEYVKADWIKEGAVVIDVGINYKDDPTAKRGRRLVGDIDYEEVAKKASFITPVPGGVGPMTVAMLCSNVYDAALIHAKKAHEHGFKPLELNIKDPVPSDIEISRTQKPKKITKVAQELGILDAELEPYGHYKAKVDPKSVIERLDEQAEGSAQDKGNYVLVAGITPTPLGEGKSTTTMGLTQALGAHLGYNAIANVRQPSMGPTFGVKGGAAGGGYAQVIPMDEFNMHLTGDIHAISAAQNLLCAAVDTRMFHESTSKTTTGFFKRLVPVKKGKRSFTPSMLKRLEKLGIDKTNPDDLTAEEIEKFAKLNIDPDSITIKRVVDCNDRFVREITIGEGKNEASKYPPRKTGMDITVASELMAILALSNSLKDLRQRVGKLVVGTQRDTGVAITAEDIGCAGAITALLKDAIKPNLMQSLEGTPVFVHAGPFANISIGASSVIADKLALKLTSPSNPINNGDTGFVVTEAGFDFTMGGERFFNIKCRASGLKPDAVVLVATSRALKLHGGATDVKPGQPLPAEYITENLEYLEKGCANLAKQISNIKQYNVPVVVAINQFETDTDAEIKLIQSLALKAGADFAVPSNHWAKGGAGAVDLASAVVDAVKLAPLEQQKYLYDVNDTVEEKLLAITTKMYGASGIELSPLAKKQIETYTKQGYDKLPICIAKTQYSLSHDPSLKGVPTGFTVPIREVRCSAGAGYLYALAAEIMTIPGLPTHAGFMNVEVNDKGEIEGLF
- a CDS encoding conserved hypothetical protein (homology to bacterial nucleoside-diphosphate-sugar epimerases but no Pfam domains for epimerase;~Pfam domains for tetrahydrofolate dehydrogenase/cyclohydrolase, catalytic domain, tetrahydrofolate dehydrogenase/cyclohydrolase, NAD(P)-binding domain and formate--tetrahydrofolate ligase), coding for MSVKNIIVFGSHGKIGQQFVRLLADKTSVFKGTAVVRNNEQAKTIKSITSNSPNVSLLNFTLDNANVGEIASAIKGHDAVVFTVGSAGKNLLQVDLDAAVKTFEASVEAQVKRFIIISAIHADNREFFSNLSLRNYYIAKHYADRVLVNEFGGELDYTILKPTELTDEAATGKIRIIKGTDEDIGTITRADVAKVIYEIVNDQDTFGKSYNIANGDLDITDKRIYKIV
- a CDS encoding enhancer of polycomb-like protein 1, putative (Similar to S. cerevisiae EPL1), which translates into the protein MAAAPAPAKNQGKAKQHVTGARFRQRKISVKQPLTIYKQRDLPTLDSNELEPSQVHHLNSNASSTQQPRDIHAVETGVDKNEEEEVHLQQVINAAQKALLGSQKEEKTSDMYIPTPDASRIWPEAHKYYKDQKFKQPETYIKFSATVEDTVGVQYNMDEIDEKFYRETLCKYYPKKKNKSEENNRKCTELEFETICDKLEKTIEARQPFLSMDPTNILSYEELSSYIVDQFKSAVKTSNPYIVTNGGNLEYISTTALKERLSKEIKYEPFVTIFDKNQVSTTAVRPIPKLFELFGRPIYDHWKERKIERKGKTIQPTLKFEDPNSNEKENDNDPYICFRRREFRQARKTRRADTIGAERIRSMQKSLHRARDLIMSVSEREILKLENFQSEHELFKVRCNTKACKRELNIKGDDYLFFPHKKKKVVRTSEDEEREKKKREKKKQDHELAVKQQQTLQQQATPQQPPHPPQKQDGTSTGQPYVKLPPAKVPDMDLVTVSLVLKEKNETIKRAVLEKLRKRKEHDKGFINLTDDPYQPFFDISTNRAEELSHIPYSSIAATHYHQFNTSNYLNDQLKKLFEEKKPLPGVKTFLGSNGELVPSKAFPHLSSLLEEKYKSTSGYIERLLHSVETQDFSSYTNGFKDVEPKEANDPGMAFPQRIRRRVGRAGRVFLDHQHQHQHPQSNSLLESPNSDRVGTIPDIYCKEDAIKRLQSKWKFDTEYKTTDPFSLDPSKLNGISPSTQSIRFGSMLLNRTRK